GCGTCAGTCCGCGCGCATGTGAAAGCGCCTCGATATCGCCAGTGCCGGCGTGAGTGACGCCGGTCTGATTGGTGATCAATCCGACGCGCGTGCCTTTGAGTTGCGCGAATCCGTCACCCGCCAACACGTCGGCGCCAGTGAGAACCATTGTGTGAACGGAAGTGCGTTTGGCCAACGCGCAGAAGGAATTCAAGCAAGGCCGACATTCCACGATGCGATCCTCAGACAGGGTACCGAGGCGATCTGAAATCAGCGCGAGAATTTCGCGTCGCAGCGGGCCCGCATCACCTGCGCCGCTGGGGTACGTGCGATTGGTCAAGATGATCGCATAGGTGGAAGATACGGGATCGATCCACAGCATCGTCCCGGTGAATCCGAAATGGCCGTACGAGCCGACCGGCAAGAGCTGCTCGCGATTCGCACACAGCGGCGCGCCGAGATCCCATCCCAGGCCGCGCAGGCGGCTCGCATCACCCGCGCCGACCGGCGATTGGGGAATCGTCATTTCGTCGATCGAACGCGCAGAGAGAATCGTGACCGCGCCCGCGCGTCCGTCGTCGAGCATCATCCTCGCGAAGATCGCCAGGTCGTCGGCGGTGGAGAACAGTCCGGCATGACCCGCCAGCCCTCCCATTCGCGCGGCAGTCGGATCGTGAACCTCGCCGATGCGCAACTTGCCGTCGGCGAATGCGGTCGGCGCAATACGATTGAGTTCTCGTGCTGGCGGGCAGAAACCGGTATCCGCCATTCCGAGCGGGGTGAAAATGTTGATGCGGCAATAGTCGTTGAGCGGAAGCTTCGCGACGCGCCGAACCACCTCGCCGAGCGCCTCGAAATTGATGTCGCTATACTCGTAGTGCGTTCCCGGAGGATGTAGCGGCTTCGCATCCGCGGTCATCTTCATTGCGGTCGAGTAGCCGGTCCACTTGCGGCGCAGGTCCAAATCTGGCGCCAGGCCGGAATAATGCGTCATCAACTGGCGAATCGTAATGCGTTCCTTGCCGTTGCGAGCGAAGGCTGGCCAGTAAGTCGCGACCGGTGCGTCGAGGTCGATACTGCCGCGCTCGCGAAGCTGCATTATCGCGACCGTGGTCGCGACCGGCTTGGTCAGCGAGGCGAGATCGAAAATTGTGTCGGGAGTCATCGCGACTCGCCGGGGCTCAAGCGCGCGATCTCCCAAAGCGTGGCGATAAACGACCTGGCTGCCTTGCCCGATCTCGACGACGGCGCCGTGGATTCTTCCCGCTTCGATCTCAGACTGGACGATGGTGTCGATTTGTTGCAGGTCCGCTTCGCGCAAGCGCGCGGGCGAGGCAGCAAAAGCAGACGCCGATGCTGCAAGGATCGCGGCGAGCAACTGGAGCGCGAGTGCCGCGATCAGACGGTGCGAGAAAGACGCCGTCGGGCTTCTCATTGCGACTATTGTACCACGTCCGCAGCGTCATTCTCGCAACCCGCGCCCTGCAGCTTCAACCCCTCGGCGGTGTACTGGTTGCGCGGGTTCCATAGCATCCAGCCGTCGGAGCCGAACCTTTTGGCGGCCGAAATTTGCTGCCTGATCTGGGTGCCGGTGAACTCTCGATGGTCGAAGGCGTAGTCGCGAAATGCTTGCAGCCACGGGCGAAACCGAATCGAGGGGATTCCACGCTCGCGCGCGTTCTGCAGCGAGAGGAAGACGATTTCATACGGATGCGCGACCGGATTGCGATAGCCGGGAATGCCGAACTGGAAGCACGACGGGTACAGCATCGGCGAGATGTAGTCGACGATGGGCGCAAGTTCCTCGAGCCGCTGCCCGATATGGGTGTCGTCGAGGTTCCACGTCACGTATCCAAAGATGTCGGCGGCGAGAAACACATTGTAGGGAGTGAGGCGCCGCCGCGCGTCGGCCAGAAAGCCGGAGATCGCGGCGAGGCGGCTCTTCATGTCGGTGGGCTTGGAGAACTTAAGACCCGGCGCGTCGGGAAAGCGCACATAGTCAAACTGAATTTCGTCGAAGCCCAGGCGCGCCGCCTCGATCGCGATCGAGATGTTGTAGTCCCACACCTCGGGGTTGAAGGGATCCGTCCACGCCAGGCGTTCGCGATCCCTGAAGATTGCGCCGCTGCCGCGCTTCACCGCCAAATCGGGTCGGGCGGTCGCCAGCGGATCATCCTTGAAGACGACAATTCGTGCGATAGCGTAAATGTTATCGTGATGGAGCCGGTCAATTATTGCCTTCGCATCGCGCATCGTCGTGAGCTCGTTCGAATGAGCCTGCTCGGCAAGCGCGAGCGAGGTTTTGAATGCGATCATCCCGCGATCGCCTTTGACGTCGATCACCACGGCATTAAGTTCGGTTTTGTCGATGAGGCCGAGGGCCGCCTCGCGCAATTTGGCACTGCCGATTCCGTAAAATGAAAGATAGAGCGCCTTCGGCGTCATCGGCGTCAGTACAATCGGACCGGAGTCATCTTTCAGCACTCCGACGGAGACTGATTCCCGCCGATGGCCGTATGCTCTCAAACCGATCGCGTCGCCCTGGCCGCTGATCTGGAACTTGCCATCGTGATCGGTTCGAACCACGACGTCCCCGAGTGTCACGATCGCATCCTCCACCGGCCTCCTGGTCGAGCCATCGATGACGGTCCCGGTGTAAGCCATTGTCGACACAGGCCTGAACAAAGATGTGAGGAAGAACAAAGACAGCGTGAAAATAATCGGTCTTGACATCAACTATCGCCGACTGGTTATGGGCGTCCGAGCGGGTAGCAGACTCCCGAATCTTTGTCCGATGTCGCCATCGGTAACGATGAAGCGTGGGAGCGCCATGAAGTTGTCGCCGCGCGAGACCTTGCGTCGTTCGATGCTGAATGCGGCGACGTATCCGGATTTTTTGGCGGCGGCAATCAGCTCATCGTCGTAGATCCCGAACGGCCAGCTCAGCATCGTCACCGGGCCACCGAGCCGGCGCTCGAGGACCTGTCGCGATTTGTTGAGCTGGCTATCCACCAATTTCCAGTAATCCTCGGTGGAGAGTCGGCGTTTCTCGATGCGAAAATTGGGATGCCAATAGGTGTGCGATTCCACCGAAAAGAGTCCGGTGGCTTTCAGTTCCGCGAGCTGTTCCCAGGTCATCGCATACGAGGCGTTCGAAATCGCGGATGGATAAATGAACAGTGTCACCGGGATTCGATAGCGCTCGACCAATGGCGCCATGTCGCTGAACACTGTGCGATGGCCATCGTCGGCGGTGATCGCGACGGCGCGCGGCGGCAACTGGTCGTGACCTGCGGCGAAATTCACAACATCGTGAAGCGGAACGACAGTATAGCCATTGTCATGAAGATACTTGAGCTGCGATGCGAAGACCGCGGTCGTGACCGTCATGCTATCGGCAACCACCGGGCCGAACCGATGGTAAACAAGAATCGTCGCGGAGGTTGCGCTCTCTGATGCGGGCTCCGCGATCGCGATCGTCGTTATCACGCTCAGGCACAGCGCCAGAAGCGCAGAGACCAGCTGGAAGCGCCCCTTTTGTTTCATAACTCTTCTGCCGAACGGTCAGGAGCGCGCCGGCAGAATCAGAATCGCCATTGCAGATTTCCCGCCAGATTCACCGTGAATTGCGATATTAGGCTGTCCCTGCTAAAAATTCCATCGGAACCGAAATATGAGCAGATGCGATAATAGCTATCGAATTAATGCGATGGATTGAAACGGGCTGCGACCTGAACCACAAGCGGCCGGCTCCTGATCGAGATCGAAAAACCTCTGATACATATAGACCCCTCAGACGACCGCCTACCGGCCGCGACGCTGCTATTGGTGTGCAGGGGAAACCGGAACGAATCAGGCACCGTGGTCTCGAGATGCGTCTGGTCATCGAAGGGAACGCGAAAACCGAAGAAGGCACGCGACTCGCGACGTAACGTTTCTGCGCTGACTCCGCGTGAACGCATAACAAACCGCCGTTTGCTGAATCTGGAATCTTCGCGAGCACAAGAGAATCTGCTCCGCTTGCATTCAAAATACGGTACGATATAACATAGCTTCCGGAATGCTTTCCCGCCGAAATTTGCAGCTGGTTGCCACGATTCTTGTCGCAATGAGCATCGTAGCGTTAGCGCCTCGACTGCAGCCTCCGCACTTACGCCTCTCCTGCGGATCGACCGGCAACTCAACTCTCAGCGGGTCACAGCGGTTCACCGATGATTCGTCACGCCTGCCCGATCTCAAGGTCGGCTATGCGGCGAATA
Above is a window of Candidatus Binatus sp. DNA encoding:
- a CDS encoding exo-beta-N-acetylmuramidase NamZ domain-containing protein, which produces MRSPTASFSHRLIAALALQLLAAILAASASAFAASPARLREADLQQIDTIVQSEIEAGRIHGAVVEIGQGSQVVYRHALGDRALEPRRVAMTPDTIFDLASLTKPVATTVAIMQLRERGSIDLDAPVATYWPAFARNGKERITIRQLMTHYSGLAPDLDLRRKWTGYSTAMKMTADAKPLHPPGTHYEYSDINFEALGEVVRRVAKLPLNDYCRINIFTPLGMADTGFCPPARELNRIAPTAFADGKLRIGEVHDPTAARMGGLAGHAGLFSTADDLAIFARMMLDDGRAGAVTILSARSIDEMTIPQSPVGAGDASRLRGLGWDLGAPLCANREQLLPVGSYGHFGFTGTMLWIDPVSSTYAIILTNRTYPSGAGDAGPLRREILALISDRLGTLSEDRIVECRPCLNSFCALAKRTSVHTMVLTGADVLAGDGFAQLKGTRVGLITNQTGVTHAGTGDIEALSHARGLTLRAIFSPEHGLHGDVDERVAPGAEPVTGLHFFSLYGETRRPSAAMLDGLDAVVFDVQDSGARFYTYITTMAYAMEEAARRGIDFYVLDRPNPISCAVVQGPIMDADLKSFTGYFPLPTRHGMTVGELAEMFNGENHIGARLHVIKMRGYGRSQWFDQTGLRWTPPSPNLRTLTEATLYPGVAMIEGANVSVGRGTDTPFELVGAPWIGSALLLSYLDQRKIPGVRFQTADFTPSADIYAGRSCHGVRISLDDRLALDSPALGIELIAALHHLDMNDFKIDATLSMVGSRRTLEQIKSGADPKQIVADWQPELQNFRILRARYLLY
- a CDS encoding putative glycoside hydrolase; the encoded protein is MAYTGTVIDGSTRRPVEDAIVTLGDVVVRTDHDGKFQISGQGDAIGLRAYGHRRESVSVGVLKDDSGPIVLTPMTPKALYLSFYGIGSAKLREAALGLIDKTELNAVVIDVKGDRGMIAFKTSLALAEQAHSNELTTMRDAKAIIDRLHHDNIYAIARIVVFKDDPLATARPDLAVKRGSGAIFRDRERLAWTDPFNPEVWDYNISIAIEAARLGFDEIQFDYVRFPDAPGLKFSKPTDMKSRLAAISGFLADARRRLTPYNVFLAADIFGYVTWNLDDTHIGQRLEELAPIVDYISPMLYPSCFQFGIPGYRNPVAHPYEIVFLSLQNARERGIPSIRFRPWLQAFRDYAFDHREFTGTQIRQQISAAKRFGSDGWMLWNPRNQYTAEGLKLQGAGCENDAADVVQ
- a CDS encoding polysaccharide deacetylase family protein is translated as MKQKGRFQLVSALLALCLSVITTIAIAEPASESATSATILVYHRFGPVVADSMTVTTAVFASQLKYLHDNGYTVVPLHDVVNFAAGHDQLPPRAVAITADDGHRTVFSDMAPLVERYRIPVTLFIYPSAISNASYAMTWEQLAELKATGLFSVESHTYWHPNFRIEKRRLSTEDYWKLVDSQLNKSRQVLERRLGGPVTMLSWPFGIYDDELIAAAKKSGYVAAFSIERRKVSRGDNFMALPRFIVTDGDIGQRFGSLLPARTPITSRR